CTTTTAGCGCCTAACAGGCAACATCTACAGATGATGGAAGGAGAAACTTCGCAGCCTGGCTTGTTCTCTAGCCGAGAAATGGTAACGAGGCAGGCACCTTTCCTTCGGTAATTAATTTGGTACGTGGGAATAGTCACTTGCTTTAGAAGTCTAGGTGTATTGAGGAAATTAAGcaaattgattattttaatttttaaattaatgaatcTGAGGTTTTTATGCTGTGgtgggggaggggaaaataatCTGTGTAATCACTTGTATTCTGCACTAACATTTTTCCTGACTCCTTCCGTAAGGGATTGCTTACATTCTTgtaaaatcttaaatttttGTGATACTATAAAGTCAGAACAGATTCATCATCTATAAAAACTGACTTTATCAAGATAATCTAAAATAACATATATCCTACATGCTTTGGAAATCCTGCAGAccacagagaaacattttaccTAATACAGTATTACACCCTAAAAACAATTCAATCCTGCCAGACCACAAAACATCTGCAATTTGGGACAGCAGATGTTTCTACACATGCTTCTTTTTAAGACCAAGAAGCAAcacaagggaaaataaaaaagttgaacattgagaaagaaatgtaatattGTAGAGCTGGAGGAAAACTGGATGGACAGAGAGATTTGAGTAAGTAGCCTAAGAGTGCTAGGAAGATGTGGAAACTATTTGTGAAATGGAAACATAtgtatatgaaagaaaaagtcttttttttgtgtaactctttcttaaatataagctaactttttcttaaaagtagCATTTTTGTGAAAGCTAGAATTAATTTGAAGTACAAAAAATCCTGTCATGCTATGCCTGAAAAGACTAACATTCAACcaattgattattttaattttttttgcagcacTGGATTACTGTGATGCCttctaattactttttaattttattttaacttcagctGATCCCACAGTTAAGGACTTAATTGGAGGCTTCACTGCTCTGCATTATGCAGCCATGCATGGCCGAGCGAGGATTGCACGCTTGATGTTGGAATCGGAATATAGAAGTGACATTATTAATGCAAAAAGCAACGATGGTTGGACTCCGCTCCATGTAGCAGCCCACTATGGCAGAGACTCATTTGTCAGACTCCTGTTGGAGTTCAAGGCTGAGGTTGATCCGCTCAGTGATAAAGGTACTACGCCGCTTCAGCTGGCCATTATCCGAGAGAGGTCAAGCTGTGTGAAAATCCTTCTGGATCACAATGCCAACATCGACATTCAAAATGGTTTCCTGTTACGATACGCTGTGATCAAAAGCAATCACTCTTACTGCCGAATGTTCCTTCAGAGAGGGGCGGATACAAACTTGGGTCGCTTGGAAGATGGACAGACACCCTTGCACTTGTCTGCTCTTAGAGATGATGTGCTTTGTGCACAAATGTTGTATAATTATGGAGCAGACACTAACACAAGGAACTATGAAGGACAGACCCCACTGGCTGTTTCAATAAGTATTTCTGGAAGTAGCCGACCCTGTCTGGATTTCTTACAAGAAGTGACAAGTATGTATGTAAGAGAAGTTAATCACAGGACACTGTGTCCTCTAAAAGCCTTCTTTGAATTTagccccagaaaaaaaatgcttcctctCTGCCCCTTGATGCTATTTAAATGCACTAGAAAGTTTCTGGGAAGGTGAAGGGATTGTGATACTGGGAATCTCTTACTCGCAAAGGTGCTAATGTTAAGTATATTTCGTTTAAATATCTACAGGcagcattaatttttaaaaagtgaactgtaaaatctcattttattaaTGACCTTAGCACACAAGATGTTTgcaggtttgggttttattttgttgtttgggtttttttggagttttttagtgtcttgcttttttaaaatcgTCATGCAAATACTCTGCAGTTGCTGGCTTTTTCATCTGGTGCTACAACTAGGGCAGAAAAGatcttttgctgctttgtgttCTCCCAcattctctctccctctctacCCTGCACTAGACAACAAAATGGCATAGTTCATTTGTGCAACTTGAAGGGGTTTCATGTGCTGTGTAgctttgatttgattttgttgATGACTTTGAAATATGAAAGAGATTTTAACTCATGatttctgatatttaaaaagagtATTAGTGTCCTAATATTCTGGTCACTTTTGATTTCAGTTTTTGGTGTACTAGATCTACtgaaagttttttcttcctctctcattCAACGTGGAATGCTATAGTAGTGTTTCATAATTATAGTATTGCCTAAAGCATTTAGGAATTGCTGATTAACAATTAGCAGGAGTTTGCTAATTCAAACATATTAAGATGGCCTGAGAAATTATCATCCTACTAGGATGATCTTTGCACTTCAGAGCATGGGGTATTTAAtgtatcctttttttcccctacagttccttttatttatttggatgTGGTagtttttaatgagaattaagCATCTTATATACTCtacaaagaaactgaaatttagTGTAGGCTGGGAGTGAATCAGCTGAGATCTATTGTCAGTAGCTGACACACAGAAGCATttggaatttcatttttgtctttatgaTTTGCGATGTTATTTTTGTTCGTGTTTGAAATCTAAAGAGAATTTTTGGAAAGGTGGAAGTTATAAGAAATACAAGCAACTaatagattttgttttaatttgccCCTTCTCActcaaatgcatttctttctggtttCCTTTTTGGGAGCCTCTCACTATACAGTAGCACTGTCAGGTTTATTAGCAGACTTGCAGTTTTTCACAATCTTAGGATGTATTGGTAAGCATGAAGTCTTAGACTGCTTTGGTGTTTCCTCAACATCTAAAAACTAATTCAGAAAGTTGTAAACCAGTACTGTACCTTACTTTTAGTTTGCAGATTCTGTACCTTAAGGATTTAATGTTAAGTGAGAAGTAAACTCTGCTACAAAAAAGTAGCTTAAATTTGTGGCCGATGTAACAGTGCTGGAACTATCCCAATTTTGTGCTGATGGAGGCAGAACTAGGAAAACAGGGAGGACTGTGCTGacaaaagcatttcagctttGTTCTTCTGAGCAAAATTACTACAAATACATGTTTACAAACAGCTATGAACAGACTCTACTGCCCTTATGATAAATATCCAAACACTGTCTTCCGCAGTTTTCATGAATAATCGCTTTAATAAGATGGTGTAGGAGAGATGAAATGGATAAAGAGTGAGCTGGGATTTTCATAGTGGAGTTCCCAATTAGATCAGACTGCGTACAGGGAATCATTGAGATCTCACGCTGTAGCACTTTGGGGAAGAATCTTGTTTCTGAGTCTATTGCAATATGTATTtactagaagaaaaatttatAAATTCTTTTAGAGAATTATTCTAGTGGAAGTCAGTCTTCCTGAAATGATCTCTTTCGGTTGGTAACAGCGCCTTGGTCATAGGGCTTAATGGGAATTTCTCGTTTGTTTATTTGAACATTATGCTAAGTGCTTAATATAGAAATCCGCAGCTGTAAGTTTTATACGTGCATCTGAAGTTTTGAAGAGTATATTTGATAGTAAAACAGGAAGTAGTTTTTACTTCTACAGTGCATGAAAATTTTTAAGCTTAAAGATCAATGTATCTGAAAGTTATCAAACTGATTTGTGTCTTCAAGTGAAAGTGGTTGCATGCTTCATATAAATGGGATCCTATTTAGCAATCTACATGTAAGATGtaaatagctatttttttaatactctgaaaacatatttgtacAGTTTCAGTTCTTCAGACAATATCATAtgtgaatttctttttgttttggtaggTATTACAATCAATAATAATCGCAGCCTTTAGCCCAGGTCCCCAGTTGTAAGTAACAGGCAGGAAACCAAGCTCTCGGAAATACTCAGTATTGACCCCGAGGGTCTTCAAGAAGGTATTAGATTTTGGGGTGTGACTCTGCAGAGCTGATATTCTTCCTGGTTGTCGGTAGAGGTTCCTTTGCTCCTAGAATAATTCCAAGAGGAAGGACATTCGTTTGTAGTTGTGTCTCAGTATTTAAGCACAAAACTGGAATTTAGGAACaacaaagtttttcttcatgAGTCTGCCATTGACTTGGTGTTTAGACattcattcaattttttttttcttttttttataatacaaaaatgAGTAAAGTCTCCCTGTGAAAAAACAATACTGAAGATGAAAATTGCTCAATGATTTTCTTAATCCTTTTTCTTATCTGTATTATATTTTCTTACTCCAAAAAACATTTATTGGCAACCACCATAGTACCTGAGATCTTCTGATCAAGATTTGTTGTGGCACTTCAGTTTTAAGAGATCTGAACCTGCCTCTTCAGGAGTGTCAGTGGGTTAAGCTTGGAATACACTCATGCAAGATTAAGAGATGCatgtatataataatatattaagATAAAtatagacatttttatttttttggtagtgTATATATCTACAGAATTAACATGTGCAATTACAGTCCTGGATGGAATGGTTTATGTTGAAGCTGAAGTTGAATGGCATTTGAGAATACGAAAACTTAGAATGCTggaggtaggaaaaaaatgcaagcattagaaaaatacttacaggtttaaataaactttaaaatactaaaaattccAAAAAGGGGAATAATAAAAGCTTGaaccctttcccctccccataGCTCTCATTTAATTTAATCACTGTTCAGCTACGTAGGGGACAAGAGAGTCTATAACTTGCTATGCGAGTTGCTTGTCTGTATCAAGGCAGATAGCTAAGTAAATGGATATGGCCACAGCAGTGTAATATGGCATGTATGTTAACAGCtatcaaagaaataatttcagatctGGAACAAGATCTGAAGGTCACCAAATTAATTCAACtataaatacttaatttctttttttaaattttttttatttttcaaagggCAAATCTTTGCCTTTGACTGGAAAGCCTAATTTTGTGTTTAGATTTATATAGCACTGtaaatatgcagaaaaactTAGACAAAAGTCTGGTTAAGGAAATCCTTATACATTCTTTGTCTCTGTTCCTTTCCTAAATAAAGATAACTTTtcactaggattttttttttttttttactggaagaacattttaaaaaggatctCTGCATAGTTTAAACTTTCATGAATACAGAAGTGTCATAGTGAGTTAAGTAGATTTCTACATATTTTATAATGTGGATAATTGCAAAGGAAACAGTATCTTCATGTTTGTTATAACATAGAAGAACTTTACTGGAATTGCAAGCTGTGTCTGCTTCCTTGGGTGCTGCTGGAAGTCTTGCACTGATGAATGTGGTCTGCTTTGTCATCCAGAGTTATGCAGGGAACCAGAGTAAAAGGGTTATtttatagttttcattttagctgGATCAGCGATAAACTAATTCCATCTGAATCATGGTTACTTTCTGCAGATCGTGGGTACCTATTTGTTAAAGACCAGTATAGTTTTTGATACTTTTACAAAGACATAGcccaattattttctttctagaaagaaGGAAGGTACCTTTCCAATAATTGTTTAACTCTAACTCAGAACTGCCTAGTGTGATGCTGAAAAATGTAGCTACTGATTCAGAGTGCACTGTTTATATTAAGCAGTtgaatcatttttttaatagctacatacaaatatatatagaGAAGAGTTTTTTGAAGAGgcctatataaaaaaaattacctatttttaCATGTAGCATATAAGGAACAGTGACCCCCCACTTCTATTTGCACACCTATGTTGTACTCTGTTATAATGTAAAAATAGTGTAACAATGCATCTGACGCCTGTCTTTATGTTCAGAGCACTTCAGTGTCTCCTAAAAATAGATAAACATGATGGTATTGAAATTCTTAGCTGAATTTCCATAGCAATTTCAGTAAGACTGAAATTTATAGAAAcgttacaaaacatttttttttaaaaatcttatacAAGCATAATCAAATCTTAATTTCATTGCTAAATACACCTGTTATATTTAACGTGGAACTTTACTGGCATTCtgcttttccatatttaaattttcagttcaaaatatACTCTTCCTTGGTACATATTTTCTGTGCCAGATATATCGATATTTGATAGACATCTAAATCTCATTgtggagaattatttttcatagagCAATGAGAACATACTTCAAGCTCAAGTTTTCCAACAGAGGCATCCTGAATGCAAAATTAAActagaacttttaaaatacccagttaaaaagaattaaaagctcTCTTTGTCCTGTTGAGCTAGATTCTGGTTCAAggagtttgtttgctttctcagtGAACACTCTGTGATTCTCTTTCTCTCTAAATTCAGCCCTGTATGTcttatattaatatttcagagCTATAGATTCTTGATACTAgctttttctggcattttgaATGCTGGAAACCCAAATACCCTCCCAGTTACTctactgtttttttttacagagtaCAAGACAATGTATTTCCTACACTGTTAGACCTGCTCCTGTTGCAGTGAACCGCTGAATCCCCGTCCAACGCAGCATCAGCCATTTACTAGGTGTTCACATCCTTTCAGTATGATCCTCTTTGTGCATCCCCATCAATGTGTTTCTTGGCTGGTGGATGTGAGTTGTCAGTTAATAAGTTCAATTATCTTTTTTCATTCCaccacgcacacacacacacacaaaaagccaacaaaatcATAACTAAATTTAATTGCTAGTAGTAGCTGAGTTCCTTCACAGTTGTCAAATAAGAGATGGATATAATAGTTAGCTGTGAATATAAATACTTATTGTGATACTCTAGAGGaactgagctgctgccagccatACATCAGCCTGATTTCcgcttcttttttaatgtttcacaaaacttttatttttaagtttccttTGTAGCTAAAAAGAAACTACCAAATGGTTTCTTGCTACTGTTTTTAGCCTTTCACAATTCCCAGGGGAGGCAGAGGCTCAGTTTGAGAAATACCACTGTAagcttttttctaaagaaatgtattaatattGCAGAGAAAACTGTGGGCAGCTTCTGAAGTATGTcactaatgttatttttcattttttaacttctttagaAACTGCCTATCCACTTCAAACCAATGACactggttttttgctttttaaaagtacttttttaattttagtagGTAGAACAATACATCAGAAAGGATCTTCTCACAGCTTACAGGTGTATTAATTTCAGTTACTCCTAAGTTTTCTTTTGGGTAACAAAACAGGTCAGTTCatgatttttgctttgtgcaGGTGCTCTTGTATCTTCGGTGGAGGAAAGTGGTAGGGATTCCTCCTTTCCACCTTTATAACATGTTTGCTTAAAACTGAGTGAGAGTCCTTACACGTCTAATATTTCACCTTAATGATCCTTAAATATAGACCTATTAGGTGAgttagtgttttatttcttgggGGTATGGTCTGCATAGGAGAAACGGGCAGGCACAAGTCTAAACGCATAAGTTCTGGAGCACTTGTAACAATGACATACAGTTCTTTGTATAGGTAGTGAATCCTAAACATAAGTTTTGTCTGTGTCTAGGATAGTACAGCAAACTCCCAGatacacagcagaaaaatcttgaaactgcaaaaaggaaaggaatggagTATTGAGTGGAAATTCAGGATTAATTGTATTAATTTCTTGCTGTTAAAACATGCGCTTTTTTATCCCCTTGCTTTACTAGAGAAGGTAAAtctattaataataatttaaaaggtgtatttcattatttaagcaaaataattattaattatttacgGAGGGGGAAGCTCAGGAACTTTGTTAGCAGTTGAAGAACTGagttaggaaaatatttaaattttatatgtACTGAAGTCTGCTCCctctagagagaaaaaaaatcgaAAAGCAATTCCTCTTCATTTTATAACTCTGTCTTACATTTCTTCAGTTTGGAAGAAACTTTTCTGTCATGTTTGGGAAACTATACACAAGAAGTGCGTTGGTGGGGATTTCTGCTTTCCATTACAGCACGCAGCATCAGCCACGGAAGACAAAAAATGATCTATACATCCCTTTTCCTGTAATTAATACTTCTAATTTATTTGATTATCACTATAAAGCTTGCAAAATAAATGGACTGAAGTATCTAACGTGTTCTGGTGAACATGTTAGCAAACCTTCAGCTCTGCACCAGTGGCAGGTGTTTGCTGCCCTGACGGGAACTCGGGTTGTGTAACAGCCTGACAATAACCCAACTGCTCCGGAATAACAGCGCTGCCGTCATCAGAGTGTCCGCAGGAGACCGGATCAGGGatgcattgggtttttttaaggtgatAGTAGTTTTATATCACTGTTTTTAATGATAGTGGTAATTAGGTCAATCTTACCTTTtatgtttgtggggtttttgtttcttttttaattctcttcctttctaGCTTATTTGTCTAAATAACTTTCCAAACTTGTGATGCAGGATATAACCAAAGTTGCTACTTCCTAATCATTTTTAAACAGGACTTTATTCATCATTTAACATGTCTTACTTTGCCAAATTactaataacatttttcatttgccaaACCAAGGTTCACTGACATTGGTCTGtaatcctttattttttttctttttcattcagatGCAACCAAGAATGAGTAAGTGTTCTAGACACCGTTTCTAATAAATCACAAATGCATTAATAACCCTGGAATTTGCAAGACGTGACCTAAGACACTAACAGCCACTAGATGTAGCAACTAGTGCTTAACACTGGAAATGTCCATTGTTAACACATtcccaggaaatatttttaggcTTATCAGGGGAAAATGTCATACACTTGATAATCAGGTCTTTTTGAATTAACTGATGACCAATTTCTTCTGGGTATTTTAAGTTGTCTGTTCCATTttgttctcaaaaaaacccataggATGTTAATTAAAAGGCATTCATTTCTGAAACCAGAAATCAGTGTCTCATAGCTGTGTTATTGTGTACTCTACTACAGAAAATTCACAGATAGATCTGTAGTCCTGTATACCCTCCAACACTGCTGTTTGCAGTTAACTTTTGAAAAGGTGCATCCTTTCTGAACCCTGTTTGCATTCACATTTAAAGCATTAGAACTATTTCTTTATCACTGTAAAGATTCCTCTGCTTGGTTTCTTACCAAAAgt
This is a stretch of genomic DNA from Balearica regulorum gibbericeps isolate bBalReg1 chromosome 12, bBalReg1.pri, whole genome shotgun sequence. It encodes these proteins:
- the ASB7 gene encoding ankyrin repeat and SOCS box protein 7, producing MLHHHCRRNPELQEELQIQAAVAAGDVHTVRKMLEQGYSPNGRDANGWTLLHFSAARGKERCVRVFLEHGADPTVKDLIGGFTALHYAAMHGRARIARLMLESEYRSDIINAKSNDGWTPLHVAAHYGRDSFVRLLLEFKAEVDPLSDKGTTPLQLAIIRERSSCVKILLDHNANIDIQNGFLLRYAVIKSNHSYCRMFLQRGADTNLGRLEDGQTPLHLSALRDDVLCAQMLYNYGADTNTRNYEGQTPLAVSISISGSSRPCLDFLQEVTRQPRNLQDLCRIKIRQCIGLQNLKLLDELPIAKVMKDYLKHKFDDI